The following DNA comes from Candidatus Acidiferrales bacterium.
GCAAAAACGAGCACCACCGCCAACCCGACCAGCAGCGTCCAGCGTAGCGCCTTGGGACGTGCCTCGGACATGACAATTATCCCCTCTTACCCCTTTCCAACCCTCTTGCGTGCAATTTGTCATCCGTGGTCGGTCTCTTTAGAATCAATAGGTTAACTTATATTGCAATCTCAAACTGGGCTATTTTCCGCAGGATGGGGCAATTTGCCCGAAAGCGGCGACCTGGGGATGGCACATGGCCGACTGCACGCCCTCTTGCAGGGTCGCGGCGCGCCGCCCGGCTCCCCCCCAGCGAGGCGGGACCTCTTCCCTCCTGTTTTCGCTGACACACTTGAGCCCCACAGGGGGGATACGATGTACCTGTACGGTTCCAGGATAGGGATTGACTTGACATACGCAGGTGCAGGCCCTAGGATGTTGTGACCCCCACCAGGTGGGGGTAATGCGAAATGGGAGGAATTCTAATGATGCGCCGCTTTACCTCAATCACCCTGGGAACGCTGCTGCTGGCCGGTCTCACCTTGGCCGCTCCGCAAGCCACGAAGAAGGAGGCTCCTCTTCGCTGTACCCTGACCGACAAGACGATCGAGAAATGCTGTTGCGAACAGCGCGACGGGAAGCTGTATTGCCCGCTGGCCAAGAAAACAATTGACAAGTGTTGCTGCGTGGCAGCGGAGCCCAAAAAGGAAAAGAAAAATACCTAACGCAGGCCATGGGGCATAGGGTTCCCTGGCCCCCGCGAAATCCGGAAAGGACCCGGTACCGATGAAAGCATCCATTTTGCCCATCTATACGGAAGAGCGAAAGAAAGATTGCGTTCTTCGGCTTAAGGCGGCGGAAGGTCAACTACGCGGGCTGCAAGACATGCTCGAAAAGCAGCGGCCCTGCATGGAAGTGCTCACGCAACTCGCCGCCGTCCAAAAGGCTCTGCGACAGGTTGGCCGGATCGTCCTGCGAAACTATCTGGAGAACTGCGCGACCGAGGCAATTCGACAGTCTGACCCGAGCGCCTACGACGAACTCATGGAAGCCATCTACAAGTTCGCCCAGTAGCCGACGCCAGGCACGCATCTCCGTTTCTGGGAGAAGAGGCTGAAGCCGCCAGCGGGATGAGTGTCTCCCCACTATAGAGAGGCGGGCTGCATTTCAGCGCGCAAGCGCTTCATGGTTTCGCGCAACTCTTGCTTGCTCGGGAAGTGGATGGCCTCTTCCGGTTCGACCACATGCAGCAGCACGACTTCTTCCGTCCCGGCTAGCTTGAGTTCGTCGAGACAACCGACCACCCGTTCGGCATGCCGCGAGAAATCAGTCGGAAACAGCACCCGGGGAAACATTTCAATCCCTTTCCGCCTCCGGCACCACAGTCGGTGCAAACAAGCGCTCGCGCGTGCGGCGCGCCAGCCAGACCAGCACAAGCATCACCGGCACTTCGATCAACGGTCCCACCACCGTGGCCAGGGCAACGGTCGGGTTGAAGGCAGTGATTGCAATCGCAATGGCAATCTCGAAATCGCGTCCAGTGGAATTGAAGGCCACGGCGACGGAATCTTCGTAACTAAACCCGGATCGCCAGCCCACTAGGTAAACCAGTAGGAACATCGTCCAAAAGAAAAGTGTCATGGGTATGGCCAATTGGAGGATGATGCCGGGCCGGCCGACAATCAGGTCGCCCTTCAATGCAAACATCACCACCAACGTGAACAGCAAACCGAAGATCGAGAGCGTGTCGAGAAAACTCTTCACTTTGTGAAAACCAGCCTCCCCATACTTGCGTACACCCCAGCGGCGGGTGAGCATCCCGGCCAGTAGCGGAATGCCCAAATAGAGCACGACACTCTCCGCCACCACCCGAACATCGAATTTCACCTTGCCCAGGAGCCAGTGTGCATAAACAGGAATCAAGGCCATTTGCAAAATCGAGTTCATGGCCACCAGCACAATCGCCAGGGCGCTGTTGCCGAAAGCCAAAAAGGTAAAGACGATCACCATCGCGATACAGGGTGCCAGTCCGTAAAGCACCAGGGCGGTGTGAAAGTCCGAACCAGGCCGAAAGAAAAGGTTGGCAAGCGCGTACATCAGGAAGGGAGCAATGGCAAAGTTGAAGAACAAGACGGTGAAGAGTTGCCGCTTGCTGCGCACGGCTTTCCCCAGGTCTTCGAAGCGGATGTTGGTCATCGCTGGGTACATCATCAAGAAGAGCCCGACGATGACCCCCAGCGCCAGTGTATTGGGCAAGGTGAAACTGTACTGACGGCGAAAGATAGACTTGAGAGCATCGATGGGTGGTGTCAGGCCAAAGTTAGAGATGCCGTAGATTTTGCCGATCGCCACGCCAATCGCCATGCTCACCAGTACAAAAATCGGCAGCAACTTGAAGTTCTGCAATTTTCCGAACGCGCGCACCACTCGCATCGCTACTCCTTTTTAATCCTGCTGTTCACCACTGGCAGCATTCGCAGCACAACATTGATGGTAAAGTTCGCCTAACGCTCCTGCATAGGCTGGCCCTCAGTCGGCCGGATATGATTTCCAGTTTCACCCAGCGGTCTTAGGAGTGCATTTCCCAAATTAGCGTCTTCCGGCAACCACCGTTGGAGGTAAAAGCGTTCTAGGATCCTATCGACGCCGGACAAACCCACTTTGCTGTCGCCGAGGCGCACCACCCAAACGCCCCCGCAACAACCCTGTTTCATGATTTCTTCCCCGCTGTTGCCGGTTCCATCCATTCTTCCATCCACCGGCGGAAGGGTTCGGGCATCTGCATCATCATCTCGCGGCAGCAAGGCAGCATCCGCTCCATGCACTTGGTGTCCCGCATCATCTCCTGGCAGAACTCCAGTCCGACTTCCTCCATAAAGCGTTGTTTGTCTTCTTTGCTGAGCCGTGCGAATTCCGCTTTCAAGTCTTCGTACTTCATCACCGTTCTCCTCCCGTTTTGTTTCAGTGCTCTGACGCTGACAAAAAGGCGCTGCGCGGTCGTGTTCTCCGTACCGATCTCCGCCTCACCAACCGGCACCGGCCTTGACGCACAACTTGCTGCAAGGACTCTAAATCTTGCCGCAAGCCTTCTTCGCCGGGACAGACCTTGTCCAGGAACCGTTGGAATGCCTCTGACTGCGGAGTCGTTGGAGGCGCAAGGGAGTAGATCACGCGGGTGCCGCTCCGGGTATCCTCCACCAGTCCGGCGTGGCGTAGCGCGGCCAAATGGCGGGAGACAGTAGGCTGGGGAATTCCCAACACCGCCTGCAGGTCACAGACGCAGATGCTTCCCTGCCGCAGAAGATTGAGAATGCGCAAGCGGGTGGGCTCTCCGGCGCCGCTAAGCATTCGAGCAAGTTGGGCGGGCATTGAGTCCTCCATTCGCCTATGCGAATAAGCAATTGGCCGTCCAGCAGGGTCTCAGCGTGGGATTTGCTTTCCAATCAAAAGGTTAGGAACGTGTGTGCGAACGACGCCAAAGAGTCTGCTTGACACTCTGTCACGTGACGAACAGCGCCGGAGCCTGCCGAAGACATCCCGTCGCCTGAGTCTGGGATGGGGTTGCGAGTCTTTGGCTGGAGCCTAGCGTTTGTCCAAGGCGTGGTGACGAATGTCCTGGCCGAGAACCATGTAGATGACGTCCTCGGCGATGTTGGTGGCGTGGTCGGCAACCCGCTCGAGGTTGCGGGTTACGAGGGTAAGCTGAAAGGCGGGGAGAATCACCGACGGCCGCTCCATCATGTAGGTGATGAGCTCCCGGAAGAGCTGGTCGCGGAGCTGGTCCACTGTCTCGTCCCGCAACAGGATCTGCTTGGCCAGGTCAACGTCGCGCTTCACAAACGAATCGAGCGCATCTTTCACCATCCCCTCGGCCAGTTCGCTCATCCGTGGTATGTCAATGTAGGGTTTCACCTGCGGATACTGGAGAAGGAAGGAGACGCACTGGGCGATGTTCACCGCCTGGTCGCCGATGCGCTCGAGGTCGGCATTGATCTTCATCGCCGCCGTGATCATGCGGAGATCCACGGCCATGGGCTGTTGGAGCGCGAGCAGGCGCAGGACGCGTTCATCGATCTCGATCTGGAGGGAATTGATGGCTGCTTCTTCCTCCATGACGCTTTCCGCCAGTTTGGTGTCGCCCTCAACTAACGAACGAACCGCGTTGTGCACCGCTCGCTCCGCCAGACTGCCCATCCAGAGCAGCCGCTGCCGAAGCTCTTGAAGTTCCTGTTCCCGGTGTCGTTCCATAAGCGCTTCGCCTATCCAAATCTCCCGGTGATGTAATCTTCCGTCAGCTTGTTGGCCGGAGTCGTGAACAACTTCTGCGCCCGGTCGAATTCCACCAGTTCCCCCATCAAGAAAAATCCGCTGAAGTCGGAGATCCGCGCCGCCTGCTGCATGTTGTGAGTGACGATGACGATGGTATAGGTTTGTTTCAGACTGTACAGCAGCTCTTCGATCTTGGCCGTGGCAATCGGGTCGAGAGCCGAGCAAGGCTCGTCGAGGAGGAGAAGCTCAGGATTCACGGCGAGGGCGCGGGCGATGCAGAGGCGTTGCTGCTGCCCGCCGGAGAGGCTGGTGCCCGGCTTGTCCAGGTGGTCCTTCACCTCGTCCCACAGTGCAGCCATGCGCAGGCCCTTTTCCACGATCTCATCCAGATCGGCGCGGCGATCGCCGTTCAACCTCCAACCCGCCGCGACGTTTTCATAGACGGACATCGTAGGAAACGGGTTGGGCTTCTGGAAAACCATGCCAATCCGGCGGCGGATCTGGACCGGATCGGCTCCGGGGGCATAGATATCCTCTCCGTGGACCAGAACCTTTCCGGAAACTTTGGCATCGCGCACCAGTTCGTGCATGCGATTGATGCACCGGATGAACGTAGTCTTGCCGCAACCCGATGGTCCGATGACGGCGGTGATGCGACGCGCGGGAATCTGCATGTTCACGTTCTTGAGGACATGATTCCGCCCAAACCAGGCGTTGAGATTTTGCGTCAAGATGGCAGTCTCAGTTTCCACTCTGTTCCTTCAGACCCCCATCGCCAGTCGCCGGCGCAGGACAAGCCGCGAGACAACGTTCACGAATAGAATCAACATCAACAGGACGAGCCCGGCCGCCCAGGCTTGCCGGTGCCAGTCTTCATAGGGCGCGATGGAATAAGTATAAATCATCACGGGAAGAGAAGCGGTCGGCTGGAGCCACCCCGCGCTCCAGAAGCGATTGCTGAACGCGGTGAAGAGCAGCGGGGCGGTTTCGCCCGCGACGCGCGACAGGTCCAGCATGATGCCCGTCAGGATGCCGCGGAACCCGGTGGGGATGACCACCCGGATGATCGTTTTCCATTGAGGGATGCCGAGGGCGAGGGAAGCTTCGCGGAGCGAGTTCGGCACCAGCTTCAGAAACTCTTCCGTGCTTCTGAGCGCGATCGGAATCATCATGATGCCCAGGGCGATCCCGCCGGCCACGGCGGAAAAGCGTCGCATCGGAAGCACCACGACGGTGTAGGCAAAGATTCCCATCACGATAGAAGGTATCCCGTTCAAAATGTCGGTGGCGTAGCGGACCAAGAAGCCGATGCGGTTGTTGCGGCCGAATTCGGAAAGGTAAACGCCGCCCAGGAATCCCACCGGCACTCCGATCAAGGCGGCGATGAGAAGAAGTTTGCCGGTGCCGACAATCGCATTGGCCATGCCCCCGCCCGGCTCCCCCACCGGCTTCGGCAATTTGGTGAAGAAATCCCAGTTCAGGGAAGAAGCCCCGTGCCAGACCATGTAGCCAAGGATGAAGAAGAGTACGCCCACCGTCAGGAGCGTGCAGAGAAAAGTGATGCTGAACATCACGTAGTTCTTGGCCTGACGGAAACGGTACTTCAGCTCGCTCACACCTGCACCTCGGCGCTTTTTCTGGCTACTGCCAGGATCAAGAGCCGCGCCAATGCATTCACCACGATTGTGACGGCGAACAGCACCAGGCCGATTTCCACGAGCGCGTGAAGGTAGAGGTCGTAGGTGGCTTCCGTAAACTCATTGGCAATCACGGCAGCCATCGAATAGCCGGGGGCGAAAAGGGAAGCGGCAATCTCGGGCCGATTGCCAATCACCATCGTCACCGCCATGGTTTCCCCCAACGCTCGCGCCAGGGCAAGGAACATGGATCCCATGATGCCCGAACGGGCATAAGGCACAACGGCCATGCGAGTCGTCTCCCACCGGGTGGCGCCCAGGGCGAGAGCCGCCTCGCGCTGCGAAGCCGGGACGGCCATCAACACCTCTCGCGATAGTGAGGTGATGAAGGGCACGACCATCACCGCCAGCAAAATGCCGGCGGTGAGCATCCCCACGCCGTAGGAAGGCCCGCTGAAAATAGGCAGGAATCCCAGGGTTTTCTTCAACACGGGTGTTAAATCATCCCGAACCCAGGGAACCAGCACGAAGATACCGATTAAGCCGTACACCACGCTCGGAACAGCGGCCAGGAGTTCGATCAGAAACGCGATGGGATCCGACAACCAGCGCGGCGCCAGCTCCGAGAGAAATATAGCAACCCCCAGCCCCAGGGGAAACGCGATCAGCAGGGCGATGCCCGAGCTGACCAGCGTCCCAAAAAGAAAAGGCAGGGCACCAAACTGTTCGAAGACCGGATCCCAGGTGGTGCCCCACAAGAATCGGAGTCCAAATTTTTCAATCGAAAGGATGGAATTGCGGTAGAGCGCGAGCGCGATGAGCGCCGTCAGCGCGAAAATGGACAGGGCAAAGCCCAGAGTCAGGATATGGAGGGCACGGTCGCCCCAATTCGCTTCTCGGAAGGGGCCGCCCAAGGATGGAGCGAGCCGCAAAAGCCAACCTGTTCTTGGCTGCGGCAGCAGCGCCTCGGCATTTTGAGGATGGGGCCGATCGGTCATCCGTTCAATATCGAAACATCTAATATCGAATCCTGGCAATCGTCTGCTTTTCCATCTCGATCACCTCGGGCGGCAGGGGCGCGTAGCCGAGCCCGGCGGCATATCGCTGACCTTCACCCAGCATCCATTTCAGGAAGTCCACAAGGATCTTGCCTTTCGTCGCATCGGTGAATTGCTGGGGGACCAGAAGCCAGGTGAAGGTCGAAATGGGGTAGGCATTCTTGCCGGGGGAGTTCGTAATCGAGACGCGAAAATCGGGCGGCATGTTCTTGGCTGCCCCGGCCGCCGCGGCCGTGACTGATTCTAGGCTCGCTTTCACAAAATTCCCGGAGGAATTTTGGACGGTGCCGTAGGGGATGTTGATGCTGGTGGCGTAGATCAGTTCCACGTACCCGATGGCGTTTGGCGTTTGCTTGACCAGCCCGGAAACGCCCTCATTCCCTTTCGCCCCCAGACCCACCGGCCAGTTGACCGACGTGCTGCGTCCGACCTGGGCGCGCCACGCGGGGCTCACTTTGGAAAGATAGTCGGTCCAGCAGTAGGTCGTTCCGCTTCCATCCGAACGATGCACTACGACGATATCGTTGCCGGGAAGGGCTATGCCCGGATTCACGCCGGCGATTTCCGGATCGTTCCACTTCCGGATCGTCCCCATGAAAATTCCGCTCAGGGCCTTGGCCGTAAATTTTAGCTCCGCCGAAAGGCCTGGAATGTTGTAGATCGGCACCACACCACCCAGCACGGTGGGCAAGTGGAAGATAGCAGTCTTGGCCTTGCTCAACTGTTCGTCGGTCATCGGGGCGTCGGTCGCGCCGAAATCCACCGTCAGCTCGCTGATCTGGCGGATGCCGCCGCCCGAGCCGATTGATTGGTAGTTGATCTGCGCGTTCGGGTGGAGCTTGTAGTACTCGTCAAACCACTTGGAGTAGATGGGGTAGGGGAAAGTGGCTCCCGCCCCGTTCACGAGGGTTTGCGCGGGCGCGGCCTGGGGGAGTAGCATCGAAGCCGCCGCAAGTACAAAGAACAACATTCGCAACACTGCCTGCGACAAAATTCGTTTCCTGACCATTTCTATCCTCCTTGAAGATAACGGCGCTTTGTTACAGCGCGGTTAAAATTGGGTTTCTGTCTCTTAATATTTGCCGGCTCTGCAGGGAATCGCGGGCCGGTATGCGCAGGGCGGACTGGCCTTGTCGGACAGGCCGGCCGCCCAGACCACCTCTCGGCCCGGCGGAAGGCCGGAAACTAGAATGAGTACACCACGTCAAACTGCATCCGCTTGAGGTAGGGGTCCGTGCACGCCCGCGTCAAATCGGTGCGGCTCGGACAGTTGGGTGAAACGATGGCACTGTTCTGCGCCCGCGGATTCGCGCTTTGGCCCACCAAAAGCGTGTAATTGAGCGATACGTTCCGGAAGACGCGATAGGCAAAGTCCAGCCGGTGATTGCGGACGTTGGAAGCAGCCCTCAAGTCGCTGAAGTTCAAAGCCGCCAGAACAGCATCCTGCTCGATCCGGATAAACGTGTACCCGAACTGAACATCGCCTTTCTCCTGCGCTCGCCCGACGCGGAGTTCTCCCCAGTAGCCCGTGCGTTCGCCGGTGCTGGCCTGGCTGTTGTTCACCACGTTGAAGAGTAACCGCACCGGCCACTTCTTGATGTAGTTGAAGTCGAGTTGGGCAATGCTGTCCCAGTAGAGAAACTTGGACGAGTAGGCGGTGCCGCTCCCGTTCCCCGTCGTTCGATTCGTCAGTGGGTTGCCGCCAAGCACCGGGGTCCCGCCCGAAACGTTGAACGTGGTGGCGGTCGCGGGCACGCCCGGCCCCAGACCGTTGGCGGGGATGGTGACGGTCAGACCGGCGCCGCCGCCAATCGCGCTGGCGATGGAGTTGGGTTCATGGAACTTGATCCCGGCGGTGGTGAGCAAGAGACTTATCTGGTCGGTGATTCGCCAGCGCGCCTGAAGCTGGCCACCAGCCATGAAACTGTCAAAGCTGCCGCTGACCTCCCGGAAGGGCGACTGGAAGCCGACCAAAGTGATGTTTTTCAGGATCGGGTTCTTGAAATCATAGGAGAATGTTTCGGCAAAACCCTCGGGGTTTAAATCATTGTCGAAGGTCAGTTCCGTCCGGTACCAGGGGTAGGCGAACTTGCCGCCGGTGAGTGCGAAATATTTCAGTTGCTTGGGCTTGTAAGTGACGAAGAAGCGGTCGAAGGCGAGCGGCTTGCGCTTGTAGAAATCGGTAAACGTCTGATTGGTCGAGATCGGGTCGTTGAGGTCGCCGCTGGCCAGCGTGAGCCCGCCGAAAATTTGGTCGCCAATATTTCCAAGAATATTGAAGCGCGCCCGAATGCGTTGCCGGTGCCGGTTCGCCGCCCCCTCCTGGAAGAACGGCTCAAAGCGCACCCGCACATCGCCGCTGAAGCGGAAGTTGCCCAGGCCGGCAAGGCGGCTTTCGTTCTTCTTCTGCGCGTCGGTGAATTCCTGATTGACTCGATTTACTTTCGCAGCCATGTCCGCCTGCGACTGGGCCACCGCATCCAACTCGTTGCTGATGCGGTTCAGATCAGGGTGTTGCTCGACCGGGGAAGGGGCTGCGGCCGCGCCGTTCGAACCACTCGTCAGAGAAAGCTGAAGTTGCTGAATCTGCTCCTGCTGCTCCTCAAGCGCCTGGCGCTGGCTGGCCAACTGCCCCGCCTGCTCGGCCAGAATTCTCTTGAGTTCCTCGATCTCCGCCATGAACGCCGCCGGCTCCGGTGCCGGTGGAGCAGAGACCGCCCGAGCAGAGCCGGGCGATGCATCAGATTTCGGTTTGGTTACGGCCAGAAGCGGGCTATGGGTCAAGAGCGCCACAGCCAAGCTCCCTGCCCCAAGCATACGAAATCGAATCATTTGAACACCTCCAGTGAAATGAAATAGCACGTCAAAAAGTCGGGTAGTACGAGCCAAGCCTTACCGTGCGTTGGCTGTTCCCTAGCGGGACATGTGATGCCGGACATCCAATCCTCGAATCCAGTAGATCACGTCTTCACAAATGTTGGTTGCGTGATCGGCGATACGTTCCAGCGTGCGGCTGGCGAGCAGAAGGTGCACTGAATCAGCCAGGTTACTTGGGTCCTTCGCCATGGTCGCCAGAAGGCTTTGGAAAATGCGGTCGCGGTGGCCATCCACTTCGGCGTCGCTTTCCAGCACGCGGCGGGCGACCTCCACATCGCGTTCGAGCAACGCTCGCAGACTTGACTGGACCATCTCCTCCACCTGGGCAGCCATGGCTGGCAGTTCCTCCGCGCCGATGAGCGGCTTGCGGCCGCCCCGCGCAATGACTCGCTCGGCAATGTTCACGGCTTGGTCGCCCATGCGTTCGAGGTCATTGGTGATTTTCATGGCCGCCACGATCAAACGCAGGTCGCTCTCGTTGGCCGGCGGCTTGGCAAGGATTCGCACCGCCCAATCGTCAAGAGACACTTCCATTTCGTTCACCTGCGGTTCGCAGAGGAAGACCTCGGCAGCGAGCTGGTGGTTACCCTCGAGCAGCGCCTGGATCGCATTGTGGAGAGTCGTCGCGACCAGCCGAGCCATGGCTTCCAGGCGAACGACCAGCGGATCCAATGCAGCGGACGAAGGGTGTGACTGGGTTGTGCTCATACGAAATCTACTCCAGAGGTCAACTCAACATTCGCTCGCACTCTATTTCCGGAGAATTACCCCGTTATGAAGGCAGGATGAATTTCCTGTTACAGCATCAAGCGGCCGGGAGGGTGAAAGAGAACGTGGAACCGCGGCCAGCCTGGCTTTCCGCCCAGATGCGGCCACCGTGGTTTTCGACGATGTGCCGGGCGATGGCCA
Coding sequences within:
- the pstC gene encoding phosphate ABC transporter permease subunit PstC is translated as MTDRPHPQNAEALLPQPRTGWLLRLAPSLGGPFREANWGDRALHILTLGFALSIFALTALIALALYRNSILSIEKFGLRFLWGTTWDPVFEQFGALPFLFGTLVSSGIALLIAFPLGLGVAIFLSELAPRWLSDPIAFLIELLAAVPSVVYGLIGIFVLVPWVRDDLTPVLKKTLGFLPIFSGPSYGVGMLTAGILLAVMVVPFITSLSREVLMAVPASQREAALALGATRWETTRMAVVPYARSGIMGSMFLALARALGETMAVTMVIGNRPEIAASLFAPGYSMAAVIANEFTEATYDLYLHALVEIGLVLFAVTIVVNALARLLILAVARKSAEVQV
- a CDS encoding universal stress protein, which translates into the protein MFPRVLFPTDFSRHAERVVGCLDELKLAGTEEVVLLHVVEPEEAIHFPSKQELRETMKRLRAEMQPASL
- the phoU gene encoding phosphate signaling complex protein PhoU, which produces MSTTQSHPSSAALDPLVVRLEAMARLVATTLHNAIQALLEGNHQLAAEVFLCEPQVNEMEVSLDDWAVRILAKPPANESDLRLIVAAMKITNDLERMGDQAVNIAERVIARGGRKPLIGAEELPAMAAQVEEMVQSSLRALLERDVEVARRVLESDAEVDGHRDRIFQSLLATMAKDPSNLADSVHLLLASRTLERIADHATNICEDVIYWIRGLDVRHHMSR
- a CDS encoding metal-sensitive transcriptional regulator, whose protein sequence is MKASILPIYTEERKKDCVLRLKAAEGQLRGLQDMLEKQRPCMEVLTQLAAVQKALRQVGRIVLRNYLENCATEAIRQSDPSAYDELMEAIYKFAQ
- the phoU gene encoding phosphate signaling complex protein PhoU, which gives rise to MERHREQELQELRQRLLWMGSLAERAVHNAVRSLVEGDTKLAESVMEEEAAINSLQIEIDERVLRLLALQQPMAVDLRMITAAMKINADLERIGDQAVNIAQCVSFLLQYPQVKPYIDIPRMSELAEGMVKDALDSFVKRDVDLAKQILLRDETVDQLRDQLFRELITYMMERPSVILPAFQLTLVTRNLERVADHATNIAEDVIYMVLGQDIRHHALDKR
- the pstA gene encoding phosphate ABC transporter permease PstA, producing MSELKYRFRQAKNYVMFSITFLCTLLTVGVLFFILGYMVWHGASSLNWDFFTKLPKPVGEPGGGMANAIVGTGKLLLIAALIGVPVGFLGGVYLSEFGRNNRIGFLVRYATDILNGIPSIVMGIFAYTVVVLPMRRFSAVAGGIALGIMMIPIALRSTEEFLKLVPNSLREASLALGIPQWKTIIRVVIPTGFRGILTGIMLDLSRVAGETAPLLFTAFSNRFWSAGWLQPTASLPVMIYTYSIAPYEDWHRQAWAAGLVLLMLILFVNVVSRLVLRRRLAMGV
- a CDS encoding arsenic resistance protein yields the protein MRVVRAFGKLQNFKLLPIFVLVSMAIGVAIGKIYGISNFGLTPPIDALKSIFRRQYSFTLPNTLALGVIVGLFLMMYPAMTNIRFEDLGKAVRSKRQLFTVLFFNFAIAPFLMYALANLFFRPGSDFHTALVLYGLAPCIAMVIVFTFLAFGNSALAIVLVAMNSILQMALIPVYAHWLLGKVKFDVRVVAESVVLYLGIPLLAGMLTRRWGVRKYGEAGFHKVKSFLDTLSIFGLLFTLVVMFALKGDLIVGRPGIILQLAIPMTLFFWTMFLLVYLVGWRSGFSYEDSVAVAFNSTGRDFEIAIAIAITAFNPTVALATVVGPLIEVPVMLVLVWLARRTRERLFAPTVVPEAERD
- a CDS encoding putative porin, with the translated sequence MIRFRMLGAGSLAVALLTHSPLLAVTKPKSDASPGSARAVSAPPAPEPAAFMAEIEELKRILAEQAGQLASQRQALEEQQEQIQQLQLSLTSGSNGAAAAPSPVEQHPDLNRISNELDAVAQSQADMAAKVNRVNQEFTDAQKKNESRLAGLGNFRFSGDVRVRFEPFFQEGAANRHRQRIRARFNILGNIGDQIFGGLTLASGDLNDPISTNQTFTDFYKRKPLAFDRFFVTYKPKQLKYFALTGGKFAYPWYRTELTFDNDLNPEGFAETFSYDFKNPILKNITLVGFQSPFREVSGSFDSFMAGGQLQARWRITDQISLLLTTAGIKFHEPNSIASAIGGGAGLTVTIPANGLGPGVPATATTFNVSGGTPVLGGNPLTNRTTGNGSGTAYSSKFLYWDSIAQLDFNYIKKWPVRLLFNVVNNSQASTGERTGYWGELRVGRAQEKGDVQFGYTFIRIEQDAVLAALNFSDLRAASNVRNHRLDFAYRVFRNVSLNYTLLVGQSANPRAQNSAIVSPNCPSRTDLTRACTDPYLKRMQFDVVYSF
- the pstB gene encoding phosphate ABC transporter ATP-binding protein PstB yields the protein METETAILTQNLNAWFGRNHVLKNVNMQIPARRITAVIGPSGCGKTTFIRCINRMHELVRDAKVSGKVLVHGEDIYAPGADPVQIRRRIGMVFQKPNPFPTMSVYENVAAGWRLNGDRRADLDEIVEKGLRMAALWDEVKDHLDKPGTSLSGGQQQRLCIARALAVNPELLLLDEPCSALDPIATAKIEELLYSLKQTYTIVIVTHNMQQAARISDFSGFFLMGELVEFDRAQKLFTTPANKLTEDYITGRFG
- the pstS gene encoding phosphate ABC transporter substrate-binding protein PstS, giving the protein MVRKRILSQAVLRMLFFVLAAASMLLPQAAPAQTLVNGAGATFPYPIYSKWFDEYYKLHPNAQINYQSIGSGGGIRQISELTVDFGATDAPMTDEQLSKAKTAIFHLPTVLGGVVPIYNIPGLSAELKFTAKALSGIFMGTIRKWNDPEIAGVNPGIALPGNDIVVVHRSDGSGTTYCWTDYLSKVSPAWRAQVGRSTSVNWPVGLGAKGNEGVSGLVKQTPNAIGYVELIYATSINIPYGTVQNSSGNFVKASLESVTAAAAGAAKNMPPDFRVSITNSPGKNAYPISTFTWLLVPQQFTDATKGKILVDFLKWMLGEGQRYAAGLGYAPLPPEVIEMEKQTIARIRY